Proteins co-encoded in one Paracrocinitomix mangrovi genomic window:
- a CDS encoding 4a-hydroxytetrahydrobiopterin dehydratase, with amino-acid sequence MNKYTNGMSAWKEDKNHLIKEFKLNSFKQITEKLIEIAKIADKMDHHPDFEVFNYNKIKFKIQTHTHKTVTELDYKLAAEIDKILSL; translated from the coding sequence ATCAATAAATACACCAACGGTATGTCAGCATGGAAAGAGGACAAAAATCACTTGATAAAAGAATTTAAACTGAATTCATTTAAGCAAATTACTGAAAAGCTCATTGAAATTGCAAAAATTGCTGACAAGATGGATCACCATCCTGATTTTGAAGTATTTAATTACAACAAAATAAAATTTAAAATTCAAACCCATACCCATAAAACAGTGACAGAACTAGATTATAAACTGGCAGCAGAAATAGATAAAATACTCTCATTATAA